The Solenopsis invicta isolate M01_SB chromosome 12, UNIL_Sinv_3.0, whole genome shotgun sequence genome window below encodes:
- the LOC105204403 gene encoding putative nuclease HARBI1, translated as MEFNILGQFDINLFEALSDSSSYEEDDIRIIREKRYVQDAIDPFTAYREHEFHIRYRFSKECVMYGLLPLVRDGLTKPDMRGLPIEPKVNGNLIELPQPTISRIIFRVTAILASYLNTYVKFVTNSAAIQENRRLFKELGYGHGAIGLPCIDAAIDCTHIRLLSNNFGGVGEIYRNRKGYFSLNAIVRPRMEFLDLVPEWPESQHDSRILQNSRVFIRYQQCELTGMRLEILDNEIQSRTRMVVERTFGVWKRRFPCLSRGLSLKLVTCTGVVSACAVLHNLLLYYKDVLSEETEPNAIIENNEELYYNEPHWQPGDGYIVRQK; from the exons ATGGAATTTAACATATTAGGTCAATTTGACATTAATTTGTTTGAAGCTTTATCTGATTCCTCCTCTTATGAAGAAGATGATATTCGTATAATACGTGAAAAACGATACGTGCAAGATGCAATTGATCCGTTTACTGCTTATCGTGAACATGAATTTCACATAAGATATAGATTTTCAAAAGAGTGTGTTATGTATGGATTATTACCTCTGGTCAGAGATGGTTTAACAAAGCCTGATATGCGAGGTCTTCCTATTGAACCA AAAGTGAATGGCAATCTCATAGAATTACCGCAACCAACAATTAGCAGAATTATATTTCGAGTAACTGCTATATTAGCATCTTATCTAAATACTTATGTCAAATTTGTAACAAACTCAGCAGCTATACAAGAAAATCGAAGACTGTTTAAAGAATTAGGATATGGACATGGAGCTATTGGACTTCCTTGTATTGACGCAGCAATAGATTGCACTCATATAAGACTATTAAGTAATAACTTTGGAGGAGTAGGCGAGATCTATAGAAATAGGAAGGGATATTTTTccttaaat gcTATTGTAAGACCACGAATGGAATTTTTGGACCTAGTTCCAGAATGGCCAGAAAGCCAACACGATAGTaggattttacaaaattctcgAGTTTTTATACGGTATCAACAATGTGAACTAACAGGAATGAGGTTGGAGATTCTGG ataatgaaattcaATCAAGAACACGAATGGTCGTTGAAAGAACATTTGGAGTATGGAAGAGACGGTTTCCTTGTTTATCGAGAGGATTATCTTTAAAACTTGTAACCTGTACTGGTGTCGTATCAGCTTGTgcagttttacataatttattattatattataaagatgTTCTTTCAGAGGAAACAGAACCTAAtgcaataattgaaaataatgagGAACTCTATTACAACGAACCTCATTGGCAGCCTGGAGATGGTTATATTGTTAGGCAAAAGTAG